From a region of the Paraburkholderia hospita genome:
- the gshA gene encoding glutamate--cysteine ligase translates to MVPHLVTALNGPLLDLERKILDATPAIERWFRLEWQEHTPPFYCSVDLRNAGFKLAPVDTNLFPGAFNNLPQETLPLAVQAAMASIEKICPDAKNLLVIPERHTRNAFYLENVARLATIMRQAGLNVRFGTLDESIVGPVTIALSDGQKIVLEPLERSARRIGLKNFDPCSILLNNDLSSGIPPVLENLHEQYLLPPLHAGWAVRRKSTHFSCYDDVAKKFAKMVEIDPWMINPYFAHVEGVDFEARTGEEALADAIDGVLKKIAKKYREYGISERPYVVIKSDAGTYGMGVMTVHDASEVAALTKRERTRMSTTKEGLDVHDMIVQEGVYTFERIGEEVAEPVVYMIDRYVVGGFYRVHGSRERDQNLNAPGMHFVPLGFEHTALPDAHAKPGAAPPNRFYMYGVVGRLGLLAASVELEKTDPEAIQV, encoded by the coding sequence ATGGTTCCGCATTTAGTCACGGCGTTAAACGGCCCGCTGCTCGATCTCGAGCGGAAGATCCTCGACGCCACGCCCGCCATCGAACGCTGGTTCCGTCTCGAATGGCAGGAGCACACGCCGCCGTTCTATTGCTCGGTCGATCTGCGTAACGCCGGTTTCAAGCTCGCGCCCGTGGATACCAACCTGTTCCCCGGCGCGTTCAACAACCTGCCGCAGGAAACGCTGCCGCTTGCCGTGCAGGCGGCGATGGCGTCGATCGAGAAGATCTGCCCGGACGCGAAGAACCTGCTCGTGATTCCCGAGCGTCACACCCGCAACGCGTTTTATCTGGAGAACGTCGCGCGGCTCGCGACGATCATGCGTCAGGCGGGCCTGAACGTCCGCTTCGGTACGCTCGACGAAAGCATCGTCGGGCCGGTGACGATCGCGCTGTCGGACGGGCAGAAGATCGTGCTGGAGCCGCTGGAGCGATCGGCGCGCCGTATCGGGCTGAAGAATTTCGATCCCTGCTCGATTCTGCTGAATAACGACCTGTCGAGCGGCATTCCGCCCGTGCTCGAAAATCTGCACGAGCAGTATCTGCTGCCGCCGCTGCACGCGGGCTGGGCCGTGCGCCGCAAGTCCACCCATTTCTCGTGCTATGACGACGTCGCGAAGAAGTTCGCGAAGATGGTCGAGATCGACCCGTGGATGATCAATCCGTATTTCGCGCATGTCGAAGGCGTCGATTTCGAGGCGCGCACGGGCGAGGAAGCGCTCGCCGACGCGATCGACGGCGTGCTGAAGAAGATCGCGAAGAAGTATCGCGAGTACGGTATTTCGGAACGGCCGTATGTCGTCATCAAGTCGGACGCGGGCACTTACGGAATGGGCGTGATGACGGTGCACGACGCGTCGGAAGTAGCTGCGCTCACCAAGCGCGAGCGCACCCGCATGTCGACCACGAAGGAAGGCCTCGACGTGCACGACATGATCGTGCAGGAAGGCGTCTACACGTTTGAGCGTATCGGCGAGGAAGTGGCCGAACCCGTCGTCTACATGATCGACCGGTATGTGGTGGGCGGCTTCTACCGCGTGCACGGCAGCCGCGAACGCGACCAGAATCTGAACGCGCCCGGCATGCATTTCGTGCCGCTCGGCTTCGAGCACACGGCCCTGCCGGATGCGCACGCAAAGCCGGGCGCCGCGCCGCCGAACCGCTTCTACATGTACGGCGTGGTGGGACGGCTGGGGCTGCTGGCGGCGTCGGTGGAACTGGAGAAGACCGATCCCGAGGCGATCCAGGTCTGA
- the gshB gene encoding glutathione synthase, with protein MDILFIADPLSRFKIYKDSTYAMMAEAAKRGHTLYACEPQHLAWTGSGVEANVYRFEIVGDQSDGHRDVWFEAQPVEPRALTNFGAVVMRKDPPFDMEYVTSTWLLELAERAGARIFNKPQAIRDHSEKMAIGEFPQFVAPTLVTRDPARLRAFHAEHGDVILKPLDGMGGMGVFRVKADGMNLGSIVEMLSHDGARSVMAQKFIPEIKTGDKRILLIGGEPVPYSLARIPQGNEVRGNLAAGGLGVAQPLTARDREIAETLGPVLKARGLLLVGLDAIGDWLTEVNVTSPTCFREIMDQTGFDVAAMFIDALEKAVG; from the coding sequence ATGGACATTCTCTTCATCGCCGACCCGCTTTCCCGCTTCAAGATCTACAAGGATTCGACCTACGCGATGATGGCCGAGGCCGCGAAGCGCGGTCATACGCTATATGCGTGCGAGCCGCAGCATCTGGCGTGGACGGGCAGCGGCGTCGAGGCGAACGTATACCGCTTCGAGATCGTCGGCGATCAGTCGGACGGTCATCGCGACGTGTGGTTTGAAGCGCAGCCCGTCGAGCCGCGCGCGCTGACCAACTTCGGCGCAGTGGTGATGCGCAAGGACCCGCCGTTCGACATGGAATACGTGACGTCGACGTGGCTGCTCGAACTGGCCGAGCGCGCGGGCGCGCGCATCTTCAACAAGCCGCAGGCGATTCGCGATCACTCGGAAAAGATGGCGATCGGCGAGTTTCCGCAATTCGTCGCGCCGACGCTCGTCACGCGTGATCCGGCGCGTTTGCGCGCGTTTCACGCCGAGCATGGCGACGTGATCCTGAAGCCGCTCGACGGCATGGGCGGCATGGGCGTGTTTCGCGTGAAGGCGGACGGTATGAATCTCGGCTCGATCGTCGAGATGCTGAGCCACGACGGCGCGCGTTCGGTGATGGCGCAGAAGTTCATCCCCGAGATCAAGACGGGCGACAAGCGCATTCTGCTGATCGGCGGTGAACCGGTGCCGTATTCGCTCGCGCGCATTCCGCAGGGCAACGAGGTGCGCGGCAACCTCGCAGCGGGCGGGCTGGGCGTCGCGCAGCCGCTGACGGCGCGCGACCGCGAGATCGCCGAAACGCTCGGGCCGGTGCTGAAGGCACGCGGCCTGCTGCTAGTCGGGCTGGATGCGATCGGCGACTGGCTGACGGAAGTGAACGTGACGAGCCCGACGTGTTTCCGCGAGATCATGGATCAGACGGGCTTCGACGTGGCGGCGATGTTCATCGACGCGCTAGAGAAGGCCGTCGGTTGA
- a CDS encoding PTS sugar transporter subunit IIA, which translates to MAGILIIAHAPFASALRECVSHIYGGLPARIGVIDVSADCDPAQVVAFAHAEIDRLREENGALVLTDMFGATPANIACRLASIPDVRVLAGVNLPMLVRAVCYRATPLDVLVDKALAGATKGVQAVGPATPAVAACAVANTDDCLPVAPPDKVLAESCKAASETGCSGNAT; encoded by the coding sequence ATGGCAGGCATTCTGATCATTGCGCACGCTCCCTTCGCCTCCGCGCTTCGCGAGTGTGTCTCTCATATTTACGGCGGCTTGCCCGCTCGCATCGGCGTCATCGACGTGTCGGCGGATTGCGACCCCGCCCAGGTCGTGGCGTTCGCGCATGCCGAGATCGACAGGCTTAGAGAAGAAAACGGCGCGCTCGTGCTGACGGACATGTTCGGCGCGACGCCGGCGAATATCGCGTGCCGCCTCGCGTCGATTCCCGATGTGCGGGTGCTGGCAGGTGTAAATCTGCCGATGCTCGTGCGCGCGGTCTGCTATCGCGCGACGCCGCTCGACGTGCTCGTCGACAAGGCGCTGGCGGGCGCGACCAAAGGCGTACAGGCTGTCGGACCGGCGACGCCGGCCGTCGCCGCCTGTGCCGTCGCGAATACCGACGACTGCCTTCCCGTCGCGCCGCCGGACAAAGTGCTCGCCGAAAGCTGCAAGGCAGCCAGCGAAACCGGCTGCAGCGGGAACGCCACCTGA
- a CDS encoding HPr family phosphocarrier protein, which translates to MLQQETTIVNKLGLHARASAKLTQLAANFQAEIWMSRNGRRINAKSIMGVMMLAAGIGSTVVIETEGADEKDAMDALLKLIADKFGEGQ; encoded by the coding sequence ATGCTGCAACAGGAAACGACTATCGTGAACAAGCTGGGGCTGCACGCACGCGCGTCAGCCAAACTCACGCAACTCGCCGCCAACTTCCAGGCGGAAATCTGGATGAGCCGCAACGGTCGGCGGATCAACGCGAAGAGCATCATGGGCGTGATGATGCTGGCGGCGGGAATCGGCAGCACGGTGGTGATCGAAACGGAAGGCGCCGACGAGAAAGATGCAATGGACGCGCTGCTCAAACTGATCGCCGACAAATTCGGCGAGGGACAATAA
- the ptsP gene encoding phosphoenolpyruvate--protein phosphotransferase produces MSFTLHGIPVSRGIAIGRAYLIAPAALDVDHYLIEPTQIEGEVERFRTAQALVHRELDALRADLAADAPSEMGAFIDVHTMILNDVMLVQETIDLIRTRRYNVEWALTEQLERLTRHFDEVEDEYLRERKADIEQVVERVLKALAGATGGLVNGIHGRCDEMIVVAHDIAPADMMQFKGQTFQGFVTDLGGRTSHTAIVARSLGIPATVGVQHASALIRQDDLIIVDGDHGIVIVDPAPIVLEEYSYRQSEKALESRKLQRLKFSPTQTVCGTRIDLCANIELPDDAQAALDAGATGIGLFRTEFLFMNQKDGMPEEEEQFAAYRRAVELMNGMPVTIRTIDVGADKPLDSIGDEYETAPNPALGLRAIRYSLSEPHMFLTQLRAILRASAFGTVKILIPMLAHAREIDQTLDLIQEAKRQLDDAGLAYDPNVRVGAMIEIPAAAIALPLFLKRLDFLSIGTNDLIQYTLAIDRADNAVAHLYDPLHPAVLHLIAFTLREAKRAGVPVSICGEMAGDPTLTRLLLGMGLTEFSMHPSQVLLVKQEVLRSHLKTLEKPVADVLAAFEPEEVQAALDRVAQA; encoded by the coding sequence GTGTCGTTCACGCTGCATGGAATTCCCGTGTCACGCGGTATCGCCATCGGGCGGGCATATCTGATCGCCCCGGCTGCACTGGACGTCGACCACTATCTGATCGAGCCCACCCAGATCGAGGGCGAGGTGGAGCGTTTTCGCACGGCCCAGGCGCTCGTGCATCGGGAACTCGACGCGTTGCGCGCCGATCTCGCCGCCGACGCGCCCTCCGAAATGGGCGCCTTCATCGACGTCCATACCATGATCCTGAACGACGTGATGCTGGTTCAGGAAACCATCGACCTCATCCGCACGCGCCGCTACAACGTCGAGTGGGCGCTGACCGAACAGCTCGAACGCCTCACCCGCCATTTCGACGAAGTGGAAGACGAATATCTGCGCGAGCGTAAGGCCGATATCGAGCAGGTTGTCGAGCGCGTGCTGAAGGCGCTGGCGGGCGCGACGGGCGGGCTCGTCAACGGCATTCACGGACGCTGCGACGAAATGATCGTGGTCGCGCACGACATCGCGCCCGCCGACATGATGCAGTTCAAGGGGCAAACCTTCCAGGGCTTCGTCACGGATCTGGGCGGCCGCACGTCGCATACGGCGATCGTCGCGCGCAGCCTCGGCATTCCCGCGACGGTCGGCGTGCAGCACGCGAGCGCGCTGATCCGTCAGGACGATCTCATCATCGTCGACGGTGATCATGGCATCGTGATCGTCGATCCGGCGCCTATCGTGCTCGAAGAGTATTCATACCGGCAGAGCGAAAAGGCACTGGAGTCGCGCAAGCTGCAGCGCCTGAAGTTCTCGCCTACACAGACGGTGTGCGGTACGCGCATCGACCTGTGCGCGAACATCGAGCTGCCCGACGACGCGCAGGCCGCGCTCGACGCGGGCGCGACGGGCATCGGCCTGTTCCGCACCGAGTTCCTGTTCATGAACCAGAAGGACGGGATGCCGGAAGAGGAGGAGCAGTTCGCCGCGTACCGGCGTGCCGTCGAACTGATGAACGGCATGCCCGTGACGATCCGCACGATCGACGTCGGTGCGGACAAACCGCTCGATTCGATCGGCGACGAGTACGAGACGGCGCCCAACCCGGCGCTGGGTCTCCGTGCGATCCGCTATAGCCTGTCCGAGCCGCACATGTTCCTCACGCAACTGCGCGCGATCTTGCGCGCGTCGGCGTTCGGTACGGTGAAGATCCTGATTCCGATGCTCGCGCACGCGCGCGAGATCGACCAGACGCTCGACCTGATCCAGGAAGCCAAGCGTCAGCTCGACGACGCGGGCCTCGCGTACGATCCGAACGTGCGCGTCGGCGCGATGATCGAGATTCCAGCAGCGGCGATCGCGTTGCCGCTATTTTTGAAGCGACTCGATTTCCTGTCGATCGGCACGAACGACCTGATCCAGTACACGCTTGCAATCGACCGTGCCGACAACGCGGTCGCGCATCTGTACGATCCGCTGCATCCCGCGGTGCTGCATCTGATCGCGTTCACGCTGCGCGAGGCGAAGCGCGCGGGTGTGCCGGTGTCGATCTGTGGAGAGATGGCCGGCGACCCGACGCTCACGCGTCTGCTGCTCGGCATGGGCCTGACGGAGTTCTCGATGCATCCGAGCCAGGTGCTGCTCGTGAAGCAAGAGGTGCTGCGCTCGCATCTGAAGACTTTGGAAAAACCGGTGGCGGACGTGCTCGCGGCGTTCGAACCGGAAGAGGTGCAAGCGGCGCTGGATCGCGTCGCGCAGGCCTGA
- a CDS encoding HesA/MoeB/ThiF family protein, translating to MNDDQLLRYSRHILVDELGIEAQQRFLDAHAIVVGAGGLGSPAAMYLAAAGVGKLTLVDADTVDLTNLQRQILHVTKSVGRLKVESGRDAIAQLNPEVVVNAVAERVDDAWLDGNVPQATVVLDCTDNFATRHAINRACVKHGVPLVSGAALRFDGQISTFDFRSEDSPCYACVFPEDQPFEEVACSTMGVFAPTVGIIGAMQAAEALRVIAGIGEPLVGRLMMLDSLRMEWNTMRIARQPDCPVCGERHRS from the coding sequence ATGAACGACGATCAACTCCTGCGCTATTCCCGTCACATCCTCGTCGATGAACTCGGCATCGAGGCTCAGCAACGCTTTCTCGACGCGCACGCCATTGTGGTCGGCGCGGGTGGTCTCGGCTCGCCGGCCGCGATGTATCTGGCGGCGGCGGGCGTCGGCAAGCTGACGCTGGTCGATGCCGATACCGTCGATCTCACCAATCTGCAGCGGCAGATTCTGCATGTGACAAAGTCGGTTGGCCGGTTGAAGGTCGAATCGGGACGCGACGCGATCGCGCAACTGAATCCGGAAGTCGTTGTGAACGCCGTAGCAGAACGCGTCGACGATGCATGGCTGGACGGCAACGTGCCGCAAGCGACTGTCGTACTCGACTGCACGGACAACTTCGCGACGCGTCACGCGATCAACCGCGCGTGCGTGAAGCACGGCGTGCCGCTGGTATCGGGCGCGGCGCTGCGCTTCGACGGCCAGATCAGCACATTCGATTTCCGCAGCGAAGATTCACCGTGCTACGCGTGCGTGTTTCCGGAAGATCAGCCGTTCGAGGAAGTGGCGTGTTCGACGATGGGCGTGTTCGCGCCGACGGTGGGCATTATCGGTGCGATGCAGGCGGCGGAAGCGCTGCGTGTGATCGCGGGCATCGGCGAGCCGCTGGTGGGCCGCCTGATGATGCTCGATTCGCTACGAATGGAATGGAACACAATGCGCATCGCGCGCCAGCCGGATTGCCCGGTGTGCGGCGAGCGGCATCGGTCGTAA
- a CDS encoding S41 family peptidase — MRKNLKNIGLIAAGLATGVFATLQLSASAQQPASATAPLPLDQLRLFAEVFGQIKHEYVEPVDDKKLLTAAIKGMVSSLDPHSSYLDKTDYEELQEQTKGRFAGLGIEISQEDGLIKVISPIEDTPAFRAGIRPGDLITRINDKPVRGMTLDKAVKQMRGDPGTKVTLTIFRKTDDRTFPLTVTRAIIKVQSVKSKILAPGYAYVRITSFQERTVPDLAAKLQDIARQQPNLKGLILDLRNNGGGLLQSAVGVAGAFLPPDSVVVSTNGQIPDSKQVYRDTYDNYRLPSFDTDPLKNLPPIFKTVPMIVLTNAYSASASEIVAGALQDQHRALIVGKTTFGKGSVQTVRPMTADSALRLTTAYYYTPSGRSIQNKGIRPDVAVDQYADGDPDDALVTREVDYSNHLANTQDPNEKKEQEQREQERMDQLRLLEEQNDKKTPEQKQKDRDRKPVEFGSNDDFMLQQGLNKLEGKPVQESKSLMERRLAQNKPAQSASAPVAVKPALPATPTASNPAAPASATQPASQPAVPAK, encoded by the coding sequence ATGCGAAAGAACCTGAAAAATATCGGCCTTATCGCCGCGGGCCTGGCTACCGGCGTTTTTGCAACCCTGCAACTCAGCGCCTCGGCCCAGCAACCCGCATCGGCGACCGCGCCCTTGCCGCTTGACCAGTTGCGACTCTTCGCCGAAGTCTTCGGGCAAATCAAGCATGAGTATGTGGAGCCCGTCGACGACAAGAAGCTGCTGACGGCCGCGATCAAGGGCATGGTGTCGAGCCTAGATCCGCACTCGTCCTATCTCGACAAGACCGACTACGAAGAGCTGCAGGAGCAGACCAAGGGTCGCTTCGCGGGCCTCGGCATCGAAATTTCGCAGGAAGACGGCCTCATCAAGGTCATCTCGCCGATCGAAGACACGCCCGCGTTCCGCGCCGGCATCCGTCCGGGCGACCTGATCACCCGCATCAACGACAAACCCGTGCGCGGCATGACGCTCGACAAAGCCGTCAAGCAGATGCGCGGTGACCCGGGCACGAAGGTCACGCTGACCATCTTCCGCAAGACCGACGACCGCACGTTCCCGCTCACCGTCACGCGCGCGATCATCAAGGTCCAGAGCGTGAAGTCGAAGATCCTCGCGCCGGGCTACGCCTATGTCCGCATCACGAGCTTCCAGGAACGCACGGTGCCCGACCTCGCAGCCAAGCTGCAGGACATCGCGCGCCAGCAGCCGAACCTGAAGGGCCTGATCCTCGACCTGCGCAACAACGGCGGCGGCCTGCTGCAAAGCGCCGTCGGCGTCGCGGGCGCATTCCTGCCGCCGGATTCCGTCGTCGTGTCGACGAACGGCCAGATTCCGGACTCGAAGCAGGTCTATCGCGACACCTACGACAACTATCGTCTGCCGTCCTTCGACACCGATCCGCTGAAGAACCTGCCGCCCATCTTCAAGACCGTGCCGATGATCGTTCTGACCAACGCGTACTCGGCGTCGGCGTCGGAAATCGTCGCGGGCGCGCTGCAGGATCAGCATCGCGCGCTGATTGTCGGCAAGACGACGTTCGGCAAGGGCTCGGTGCAGACCGTGCGTCCGATGACAGCGGATTCGGCGCTGCGCCTGACCACCGCCTACTACTACACGCCGAGCGGCCGTTCGATCCAGAACAAGGGCATCCGCCCCGACGTCGCAGTGGATCAATACGCGGACGGCGATCCGGACGACGCACTCGTCACGCGCGAAGTCGACTACTCGAATCACCTTGCGAACACGCAAGACCCGAACGAGAAGAAGGAACAGGAACAGCGCGAACAGGAGCGCATGGACCAGTTGCGCTTGCTCGAAGAGCAGAACGACAAGAAGACGCCGGAACAGAAGCAGAAGGATCGCGACCGCAAGCCGGTCGAGTTCGGTTCCAACGACGACTTCATGCTGCAACAAGGTCTGAACAAGCTCGAAGGCAAGCCGGTGCAGGAGTCGAAGTCGCTGATGGAGCGGCGTCTCGCGCAGAACAAGCCGGCTCAATCGGCTTCGGCGCCTGTCGCTGTGAAGCCCGCGCTGCCTGCTACGCCGACGGCGTCGAACCCGGCGGCGCCCGCTTCGGCGACGCAGCCCGCTTCGCAACCGGCAGTTCCGGCCAAGTAA
- the gpmA gene encoding 2,3-diphosphoglycerate-dependent phosphoglycerate mutase, giving the protein MYKLVLIRHGESTWNKENRFTGWVDVDLTEQGNLEAQQAGTLLKGSGYTFDIAYTSVLKRAIRTLWHVQDKMDLMYLPVVHSWRLNERHYGALSGLNKAETAAKFGDEQVLVWRRSYDTPPPALEATDSRTSYDDPRYAKVPREQLPLTECLKDTVARVMPIWNESIAPAIKSGRKVLIAAHGNSIRALVKYLDNISDNEIVGLNIPNGVPLVYELDEDLKPIKHYYLGDQEAIAKAQAAVAKQGKAG; this is encoded by the coding sequence ATGTACAAACTCGTTCTCATCCGCCACGGCGAATCGACGTGGAACAAGGAAAACCGCTTCACGGGATGGGTCGACGTCGACCTGACCGAACAGGGCAACCTCGAAGCGCAGCAGGCAGGCACGCTGCTCAAGGGCTCGGGCTATACGTTCGACATCGCCTACACCTCGGTGCTCAAGCGCGCGATCCGCACGCTGTGGCACGTGCAGGACAAGATGGACCTGATGTACCTGCCCGTCGTGCACTCGTGGCGTCTCAACGAGCGCCACTACGGCGCGCTGTCGGGCCTGAACAAGGCCGAGACAGCCGCGAAGTTCGGCGACGAGCAGGTGCTGGTCTGGCGCCGCAGCTACGACACGCCGCCGCCCGCGCTGGAGGCGACCGATTCGCGCACGTCGTACGACGACCCGCGCTACGCGAAGGTGCCGCGCGAGCAACTGCCGCTCACGGAATGCCTGAAGGACACCGTCGCCCGCGTCATGCCCATCTGGAACGAATCGATCGCGCCCGCGATCAAGTCGGGCCGCAAGGTGCTGATCGCCGCGCACGGCAATTCGATCCGCGCGCTGGTCAAGTATCTGGACAACATCTCCGACAACGAGATCGTCGGGCTGAACATCCCGAACGGCGTGCCCCTCGTCTATGAACTGGACGAAGACCTGAAGCCGATCAAGCACTACTACCTCGGCGATCAGGAAGCGATCGCGAAGGCGCAGGCCGCTGTCGCGAAGCAGGGTAAGGCAGGCTGA
- a CDS encoding rhodanese-like domain-containing protein — protein sequence MKFFTDYTNLVLIAVALISGALLLWPSISRRGRGGLSAAAATQLINRRNAVVVDLRSAAEYAGGHLPSARHVEFGELQAKVAQLVKNKSNPVLLVCQNGQQSNKAARIVRDAGYAEVHVLEGGVNAWQQAGMPVVKQGVAK from the coding sequence GTGAAGTTTTTCACCGACTACACCAATCTTGTACTGATCGCTGTCGCCCTCATCTCTGGGGCGTTGCTCCTCTGGCCGTCGATTTCCCGGCGCGGACGCGGCGGCCTGTCGGCGGCTGCCGCCACCCAACTGATCAATCGGCGCAACGCCGTGGTCGTCGACCTGCGCTCCGCGGCGGAATACGCCGGCGGGCACCTGCCGTCGGCGCGGCACGTCGAATTTGGCGAGTTGCAAGCGAAAGTCGCCCAACTCGTGAAAAATAAGAGCAACCCGGTGCTGCTCGTCTGCCAGAACGGACAGCAGTCGAACAAGGCGGCACGTATTGTGCGCGACGCAGGCTATGCGGAAGTGCACGTGCTGGAAGGCGGCGTCAACGCCTGGCAGCAGGCGGGCATGCCCGTCGTCAAACAAGGAGTTGCGAAGTGA
- the grxC gene encoding glutaredoxin 3, which yields MNKVIMYSTQVCPYCQMAERLLKSRGVDHVEKVLIDKDPARRQEMMTRTGRRTVPQVYIGDTHVGGYDDLSALDRAGGLTPLLAAVV from the coding sequence GTGAACAAAGTGATCATGTACAGCACGCAGGTGTGCCCGTATTGCCAGATGGCCGAACGTCTACTAAAGTCGCGCGGCGTCGATCATGTCGAAAAGGTGCTGATCGACAAGGATCCGGCGCGCCGTCAGGAAATGATGACGCGTACGGGTCGCCGTACGGTGCCGCAGGTGTACATCGGCGACACGCACGTCGGCGGCTATGACGATCTGTCCGCGCTCGATCGCGCGGGCGGTCTGACGCCGCTGCTGGCAGCCGTCGTCTGA
- the secB gene encoding protein-export chaperone SecB, translating to MSDENNQPFFNIQRIYLKDMSLEQPNSPAIFLEQEMPSVEVEVDVKAERLADTVFEILVTGTVTAKVSDKVAFLIEAKQAGIFDIRNIPAEQIDPLVGIACPTILFPYLRSNIADAITRAGFPPIHLAEINFQALYEQRLAQIATQETGAGSAAHH from the coding sequence ATGTCCGACGAGAACAACCAGCCGTTCTTCAATATCCAGCGCATTTACCTGAAGGACATGTCGCTCGAGCAGCCGAATTCGCCGGCTATTTTCCTCGAGCAGGAAATGCCGTCGGTTGAAGTCGAAGTCGACGTGAAGGCTGAGCGCCTCGCGGACACCGTGTTCGAAATTCTCGTCACGGGCACCGTGACGGCCAAGGTCAGCGACAAGGTCGCGTTCCTGATCGAAGCCAAGCAGGCAGGCATTTTCGACATCCGCAACATCCCGGCTGAGCAGATCGATCCGCTCGTCGGCATTGCGTGCCCGACCATCCTGTTCCCGTATCTGCGTTCGAACATCGCCGACGCGATCACCCGCGCAGGCTTCCCGCCCATCCACCTCGCCGAAATCAACTTCCAGGCACTGTACGAGCAACGCCTCGCGCAGATCGCCACGCAGGAAACCGGCGCGGGCAGCGCTGCGCATCACTGA
- a CDS encoding NAD(P)H-dependent glycerol-3-phosphate dehydrogenase, whose product MKVAVLGAGAWGTALAGHLAARHDTVLWARDAALIAELSTSHENARYLAGVVLPSALCFEADLDLALDHALADDALCVIATPVAGLRAMLRTMRDMGKVPAHIVWLCKGFEADTQLLPNQVVAQELGGHASNGTLSGPSFAREVGQGLPVALTVASASAACRERTVAAFHHGAMRIYSGDDVVGVEVGGAVKNVLAIATGIADGLGLGLNARAALITRGLAEMSRLGAALGGRAETFTGLTGLGDLILTATGDLSRNRTVGMQLASGRSLDDILNALGHVAEGVRCARGVLSIAQSHGIEMPITEAVCDVLFNGVAPRDAVSALLRRDAKAE is encoded by the coding sequence ATGAAGGTCGCCGTTCTCGGCGCCGGTGCATGGGGCACCGCACTCGCCGGCCATCTGGCCGCGCGGCACGACACGGTGCTCTGGGCGCGCGACGCCGCGCTCATCGCCGAACTTTCCACTTCGCATGAAAACGCCCGCTATCTGGCGGGCGTTGTGTTGCCGTCCGCGCTTTGCTTCGAAGCGGACCTCGATCTCGCGCTAGATCACGCGCTCGCCGACGACGCGCTGTGCGTGATCGCGACGCCCGTCGCGGGCTTGCGCGCGATGCTGCGCACGATGCGCGACATGGGCAAGGTGCCGGCGCACATCGTGTGGCTGTGCAAGGGCTTCGAGGCTGACACACAACTGCTGCCGAATCAGGTCGTCGCGCAGGAGTTGGGCGGGCACGCGAGCAACGGCACGTTGTCGGGCCCGAGTTTCGCGCGCGAAGTGGGGCAGGGGCTGCCCGTCGCGTTGACCGTGGCGAGTGCGTCGGCGGCATGCCGCGAGCGGACTGTCGCGGCGTTCCATCACGGCGCAATGCGTATCTATAGCGGCGACGACGTGGTCGGCGTCGAAGTGGGTGGCGCGGTGAAGAACGTGCTGGCGATCGCCACGGGCATCGCCGATGGCCTCGGTCTCGGGCTGAATGCGCGTGCGGCGCTGATCACGCGTGGTCTCGCCGAGATGTCGCGCCTCGGCGCGGCGCTGGGCGGCCGGGCGGAAACGTTCACGGGCCTCACGGGTCTGGGCGATCTGATCCTGACCGCGACGGGCGATCTGTCGCGCAACCGCACGGTCGGCATGCAGCTCGCAAGCGGCCGGTCGCTCGACGATATCCTCAACGCGCTCGGGCATGTAGCCGAGGGCGTGCGCTGCGCTCGCGGCGTGCTGTCGATCGCGCAGTCGCACGGAATCGAAATGCCGATCACCGAAGCCGTCTGCGACGTGCTGTTCAATGGCGTCGCGCCACGCGATGCCGTCAGCGCGCTGCTGCGCCGCGACGCGAAGGCTGAATAA